TATAATCACAAAATAAATACCGGCCAAAATAATTAACCGGATAAAGGAAATATTTTATTTTAATTTTGAAAAAAGAACAAACATTGTTACTTTTGAATTGTTTATGATTGTATCCTGTTTTATGAGGGTTCATTGTGCTAGGTAACAAAATTAGGAGTTTTTACGTTATAATATCAAAAAGAGGACCTATGAGTACCCAGGAAGAAAAAATTCAAGAAACAATTCACGTATTACTTTATATTATTCATAAAGTTGGTGGGCAAGCTGATTTCCACAAAATATTTAAGATACTATATTTCGCGGACAAAAAGCATCTTGCAAATTTTGGCAGGTTCATTAGTGGAGACAAATATATCGCCATGAAGGATGGGCCTGTCCCATCAATAGCTTATGATATTTTAAAAGCACTTAGAGAAGAAGGTTTCTTGTCTAACTTCAAGAAAGAAATGGAATCCTATTTTGAGTTGATGTCAGATTATAAAGTAAAGGCTAAAAGGGAGCCTGATTTAGATGAACTTTCACAATCTGAGATAGATTGTATTAATGAATCTATTGAAAAAAATGCAGAATTAAAATTTAGTAGATTAAAAAATAAGTCTCATGATTCAGCTTGGAAAAAGGTTATACGAGATTGTGAGATGAATATAAAAGATATTGCTGAAGCAGAAGGGGCAAATAAATATATGATAGAGTATATTAATGAAAAAATAGAGAACCAAAATGCAGACTTCGAATGAGTTCAGTTCCAAACTCCTTAGAAGCATTTAACGAAAGTACCTCACCACCCTACATAAAAATTGGAACTGTATTACGATTATATGTAAAAGATATTACACCTCCAAAACCTAAACGATTTATAGTTGTAGGATTTACAGATGACAAATCCGAATTAGCAACCGTTTTCATTAATTCAAATATTAATGAAAAAGTTAACTGGAGTATAGAACATCAAAATGCACAAATAAAACTCCCAAAAGATAAACCATTTCTAGAAAGAAAATCATATGTGGATTGTTCTGAATTGAAGCAATGGAGTGTCATGTATCTTGAATCAAAAGTAAAAAACAATCCAGAGTATATTATTGGAGAATTAGAAAAAGACGACTTAGATAAAATACTCAATAACATTAAATATTCTCAAATTATAAAAGGGAAATATTTAAAGAAATACGGTTTTAAAGATAAATAGATTATTACGGCCTAGTCAATATCTTCTTGCTATAAGCATAAAAAACCCTCCGGAATCTAAACGGAGGTTAACGGAAAACCAACGGAACGGCAAATTTTTGGTGTAACTTTGTGCGAAATTACAGGCGTTCAAAGGCTCCGTTCATTGAATCTTTCCATGATCTCTTTCCAGTTGGTGAAGACGACATCCTCGTTTTCAAAAAAATGCTGCAATTTGGGATCTCCAAACATCTTCTTTTCCCATACCCTTTGCTGCCAGGAATTGGTTATATCTTTCAGGTCATCGGTCTCCTCCGAGGGATGAAAGATGATCTCCGTCAGGCCGGGCTGAAGATTCTGAACCAATTTTTTGAAATTGTCAACTTTTTCCTCATAGGTTGATCCTTTGGGTGCGCTGGTAAAATTGTCAACCTTGGGCAAAGAATAGTCTTCAATGAGTTGAATGACTTCTTCGGTTATGGGATATCCCTGTTTTTTATATTTATCAGCAACATCGGGATTCGAGAGATCAATGGCATTGGCAGGAATGCCGTATTCTTCTGCTACTTTGAAAAAAACCTTCACATATTCAGGGGTTGCGTACAGGGTGCCCATGTGGGTATCGATGTGATCGGGTTTG
The window above is part of the Bacteroidales bacterium genome. Proteins encoded here:
- a CDS encoding SocA family protein — translated: MSTQEEKIQETIHVLLYIIHKVGGQADFHKIFKILYFADKKHLANFGRFISGDKYIAMKDGPVPSIAYDILKALREEGFLSNFKKEMESYFELMSDYKVKAKREPDLDELSQSEIDCINESIEKNAELKFSRLKNKSHDSAWKKVIRDCEMNIKDIAEAEGANKYMIEYINEKIENQNADFE